The stretch of DNA GTCCTCTTTATAATATCAACCCGGCGTATCCCTTTTATCTTGGTGGTGGACTGGTAACTCTGGCGGCCATTCTTGTGTTGATCTTCATTCGAGAGCCCAAGGAATACATTGCTTCCAAACTGCACCTGGCAGATAAAGCTGAAGGTAGCCAGATGGAAACCAATGTGTTAAAGAACATCTCAAATGTGTTTACGCAAAAAGATAAAAGCGCTTTATTTATTTTGTTGTCCATCCTGCTCTGGTTTATCGCCTGGAATGCGCTCGAAACTTTCTTTACTTTGTATGGAGTCAACCATCTTGGCTTGAGTGGTGGTGATAGCGCGTTTCAAATCTCTTATACCGGTCTGTCCTTCATGCTGATGGCCATTCCAGCAGGTATTTTAGCTCGCAAGTTTAAACGCAAGAGGGTGATCAGTGCTGGATTGTGGATCATGATCGCGACCATGATCTTAATCTACCTGATCCCTGGAAACATCCTGTTAACCAAATTCGCCTCTTTGATGGGTTCCGGTTTTTATATCATCTCCATCATCCTGATCGTCGCTGGTTTTGGATGGGCATTGATCAACGTAAACTCATTGCCCATGGTGGTGGATATGACTGATGATGAACGCATTGGTACCTATACCGGTTTGTATTATTTCTTCTCACAACTGGCTGCCACCATCGGTCCCGTCTTGTTTGGATGGTCAATTCAGCTTGCAGGGAACAATTACCGGCTGATGATGGTCATTGCCCCGATTTTCTTCTTCCTGGCATTTCTCACAATGCTCGGCGTCAAAAAAGGCGAAGCCAAACCGGTCTCCGTCCCAGAAAGTGAGGTGTAAATCAGATCAAATTGACCTTGTAATTAAACGGATTAAGAATTATACTAAATTAAGGTTTTGCCTTAAAACCTGACACACAAAAACCATATCCAATTAAAGGAGGAGGATCTTATGTCCAAGAAAATTCTGTTCGTTTTTGCTATTCTTATGATTGGCAGCATGTTAATGTCTGCCTGCGCCCCTGCCGCACCCAAAGCAGAGGAACCTGAAACGGCACCTCCGGCTGTAGAGGAGCCGGTGGTTGAAGAGCCAGTAGTTGAAGAGAAAAAACTTCTGGTTTGCCAGATCACGGATACTGGCGGTATTGATGATAAATCATTCAACCAGACCGCCTGGAAAGGCATCGAAGATGCCATTAAGGGTCTTGGCATTGAAGGAAAATACCTCGAATCCCAGGAAGTTGCCGATTACGAGAAAAACCTCAATGCATTCATCGAAGAAGACTGTGACTTGATCATCACCGTAGGCTTTTTGATTGCCGATGCCACTGCTGCAGCTGCTGGCGATTATCCGGATAACAAGTTTTCCATCGTCGACTTTGCTTACGATCCAGCCATTAACAACGTCGTTGGACAACTCTTCCAAACCGATGAGGCTGGTTTCCTGGCTGGCTATGCTGCTGCTGCCGTCACAAAGACCGGAAAAGTGGGTACCTTTGGTGGTTTGCCAATTCCTACCGTCACCATCTTCATGAAGGGTTTTGTCGAAGGTGTTGATTACTACAACTCCGTCAAAGGAACCGATGTTGTTGTCCTCGGCTACGATCTGGAAGATGAAACCAAAGGCTTGTTCTCGATGGACTTTGACGATCAGCAAAAGGGTCGTGAGCTGGCTATCTCCTTAATGGACGAAGGCGCTGACGTAATCATGCCCGTGGCTGGCCCCGTTGGACTTGGTGCGGCTGCTGCTATCCAGGAACGCGGAAACGCTTATCTGATCGGCGTTGATTCGGATTGGTACCTGACTGCTCCCGAATATGCTGCCATCACCCTCACCTCTGTGATGAAAATGATGGACGCCACCACATATCAGGTGATCGAATCTGTCATCGACGGCAGCTTTGCTGGCGGGAATGTCATTGGCACGCTTGAAAATGGCGGTGTGAAAATCGCTCCCTTCCATGACCTTGACAACCTGGTCCCAGCAGATATTAAAGCCGAACTCGAGCAGATCCAGGCAGACATCATCTCTGGCAAAATCAAACTTAAATAAGAACAAGTAAATAATCGAATCGGGTTGGAGATGATCTCCAACCCGAGTTTTCTATTATTACCTGTTTGCAAACTCGAAGCCTCCGTGTAAAAATTTGAACTAGAAAAGGGGATTGTATGGAATTTGTTCTTGAACTAAAAGGAATCACCAAACAGTTTCCCGGCGTACTCGCAAACGATCATATCAACCTCACACTGAAAAAGGGTGAGATTTTGGCGCTTTTAGGCGAAAATGGCGCCGGAAAATCGACCCTGATGAACATTCTTTATGGCCTGTATCAACCTGATGAGGGTGAGATCTTCATCAACGGGAAAAAGGCTGTGATCAATTCGCCAACCGATGCCATCCAAGCCGGCATTGGTATGGTCCATCAGCATTTTATGCTCATTCCGGTGTTTACTGTGGCTGAAAACATCATGCTGGGGCAAGAATCAGTGAAATTTGGAGATTTTCTTGATCGTGCCGAAGCCTCAAAAAAGATTTTGGAGATTTCAGAGCAATTTAATTTGCCAGTAAATCCCAATGACATGGTCAGGGATATTCCCGTCGGTATTCAGCAAAAGGTAGAGATTATTAAACTCCTCTATCGCGAAGCAGAAATTTTAATTTTCGATGAACCTACTGCTGTCCTAACGCCGCAAGAAGCAGATGAATTGTTTGCAATTATGCGGTCTCTCGCCAAGCAGGGCAAATCGATCATCTTCATCACTCACAAACTACGCGAAGTACTTGAAGTAGCTGATCGCATCATGGTCATCCGACTGGGCACAGTGGTCGGAGAAACCATACCGGCTGAAGCCGATAAGAACAGCCTGGCAGCCATGATGGTCGGTCGTGAGGTGAACCTGGTTGTTGAAAAAGAGGTTAAGGTCCCGGGTGACGTAGTCGTTAGCATTCAGGACCTGGTTGTTGTTGACAAATTCAAAAACATCGTGGTAGACCACGTTTCATTAGAAGTGCGTTCCGGTGAGATTGTCGGTGTAGCTGGCGTTCAGGGCAACGGTCAAACTGAGCTGGTTGAAGCCATTACTGGTTTACGCAAAAACTCCGGAGGTTTGATCACACTTTTAGGGGAGGATATCACCCACGCCACCCCACGCCAGATCACTGAATTGGGTTCAGCTCATGTTCCCGAAGACAGACAAGCGGACGGGCTGGTATTGCCTTTCCCGACCGCAGAAAATCTGGTTTTATGCACATATTATAAAGAACCTTTCTCAAAAGGTGTCGTCTTGCAATATCAAACCATCCTCGAACACGCACAACACCTGATCCACGATTTTGACATCCGCACACCCACCGCATTAACCCCCGTCAGTAACCTTTCAGGTGGCAATCAGCAAAAAGTGATCATCGCCCGGGAACTTTCTCGTCCTATTCAATTTTTAATGGCTTCGCAACCCACACGCGGCCTGGATGTCGGTTCTATCGAATATATCCACAAACGCATTGTACAAAAACGTGATGAAGGTTGTGCAGTATTGCTCGTTTCACCTGAACTGGACGAGGTCATGGAGCTCTCCGACCGAATTGCTGTCATGTACCGTGGCAAGATACTGGCTATTGTCGATAGCAATATGGTAACCAAAGAGCAGGTTGGTCTGATGATGGCGGGCGAAATACCAGAAGAAGGGTTTACCGCCAGAGAAGAACGCCTTGTAGAAAAGACCTTTTAGGAGGGCGCGCTTATGAAACGTGAACTTAAAAAACTTGAAGAAGCAGGTCAGGTCTTGCTTCAGGAGATTAACGAACCCGAAGGCGAGCCCACCGGACATAAACGCTCTTTTTGGAATGTGATCTCCATCCCGGCACTTGCGATCCTGACCGGGTTAATCATCGGCGCCATATTGATTGTTGCAACCAGTTCCTCAGTCTATGAAGCCTTCAGTCATTCTTTCGGTGAAGGCCTGGCTGCGATTGGTAAAGAGGTGTTTACCGCTTACAAAGCCTTGTTCACCGGTTCAATTGGTGACCCGGTCCGGATTATCAATGCAATTAGCTCAGGCGATGACCGCCTGATACGGGCGGCTGTAAATCCCTTTCTCGAAAGCCTGGTACAGGCAACACCTTATATTTTTGCTGGACTGGCTGTTGCACTTGGCTTTCGGGCTGGCTTGTTCAACATCGGAGTTGAAGGGCAGTTGTTCATCGGTGCTGCCTGTGCAACCTTCGTCGGCTATGCCATCAAAGGCTTGCCCTTTATCATTCACATGCCTCTTGCCTTTCTGGCAGGCGCATTAGGCGGTGCCCTGTGGGGATTTATCCCCGGCTTGTTA from Brevefilum fermentans encodes:
- a CDS encoding MFS transporter: MEKPKMNYLKTFLLGFGFFGVSVIWSVYNAFVPLFLDERFGLHAGFISFIMVLDNIAALVIQPPLGIFSDRMRSPIGRRLPFIVVGAPVAAGVFGLIPHAQVLPLFIFSCITLLLAMAFWRTPVVALMPDITPSEHRSPANGVINLMGGLGTVLATLIGGPLYNINPAYPFYLGGGLVTLAAILVLIFIREPKEYIASKLHLADKAEGSQMETNVLKNISNVFTQKDKSALFILLSILLWFIAWNALETFFTLYGVNHLGLSGGDSAFQISYTGLSFMLMAIPAGILARKFKRKRVISAGLWIMIATMILIYLIPGNILLTKFASLMGSGFYIISIILIVAGFGWALINVNSLPMVVDMTDDERIGTYTGLYYFFSQLAATIGPVLFGWSIQLAGNNYRLMMVIAPIFFFLAFLTMLGVKKGEAKPVSVPESEV
- a CDS encoding BMP family lipoprotein — translated: MSKKILFVFAILMIGSMLMSACAPAAPKAEEPETAPPAVEEPVVEEPVVEEKKLLVCQITDTGGIDDKSFNQTAWKGIEDAIKGLGIEGKYLESQEVADYEKNLNAFIEEDCDLIITVGFLIADATAAAAGDYPDNKFSIVDFAYDPAINNVVGQLFQTDEAGFLAGYAAAAVTKTGKVGTFGGLPIPTVTIFMKGFVEGVDYYNSVKGTDVVVLGYDLEDETKGLFSMDFDDQQKGRELAISLMDEGADVIMPVAGPVGLGAAAAIQERGNAYLIGVDSDWYLTAPEYAAITLTSVMKMMDATTYQVIESVIDGSFAGGNVIGTLENGGVKIAPFHDLDNLVPADIKAELEQIQADIISGKIKLK
- a CDS encoding ABC transporter ATP-binding protein, encoding MEFVLELKGITKQFPGVLANDHINLTLKKGEILALLGENGAGKSTLMNILYGLYQPDEGEIFINGKKAVINSPTDAIQAGIGMVHQHFMLIPVFTVAENIMLGQESVKFGDFLDRAEASKKILEISEQFNLPVNPNDMVRDIPVGIQQKVEIIKLLYREAEILIFDEPTAVLTPQEADELFAIMRSLAKQGKSIIFITHKLREVLEVADRIMVIRLGTVVGETIPAEADKNSLAAMMVGREVNLVVEKEVKVPGDVVVSIQDLVVVDKFKNIVVDHVSLEVRSGEIVGVAGVQGNGQTELVEAITGLRKNSGGLITLLGEDITHATPRQITELGSAHVPEDRQADGLVLPFPTAENLVLCTYYKEPFSKGVVLQYQTILEHAQHLIHDFDIRTPTALTPVSNLSGGNQQKVIIARELSRPIQFLMASQPTRGLDVGSIEYIHKRIVQKRDEGCAVLLVSPELDEVMELSDRIAVMYRGKILAIVDSNMVTKEQVGLMMAGEIPEEGFTAREERLVEKTF